The genomic region CAACAACTAACAAGTTACAAACTTGAAttattcaaatgaaaaaaacattaaaatgaaattgaagtGGTGAATGCTCAaatctcaaatataaataattcagCATCTATTGATTAAACAAAGCAAGTTTGTAAGATCAGacttatattttataactttatatatatatatactcgtATCTCATGTAATATTCCCctattaaattcatttgaaaaagaaaaaaataactatttgagGTCAGAAACGAAATTTCGATCTACCCGAATTTCATTAACGCTCAAATGTGGTATTTACAGGTTAAGAATGAATTACCTGAATAGAAATTATAGAATGCGAACTCATGCAAACTTTAgaacttttttcttcatttttattaatattaacatcagttCAATCAAGATGAAGAATACTTAAAGGTAGAGACCTTCTAAATGGTTGTCTGTGCATTTAAAGGTACCAAAAGTAGAAGTATCTCTTTTATTGTTTTGGAAAAAATGTTAGTTACGTTTAATGAAACTAGTTCCCAAACACAAATTCAATAGTTTGAGAAGATCTTCTCCAGGTTAACTTTAGTGTAATATTTGTAAGGAGTTTGATGTTAAAGTTAGTGTTTGCAGAAGAGATAAAAGGTATGTATAGTTAGAGAATCCTTTACCTGAGACTTGTAGGGCTTATTTCTCTTCCATGATAATGCATAGGAGATGTCTCAAAGGTTATGATTCCATGCTTTGCACCTTTGAGAGTCTTGGTGGAGGGAAAGGTTCTCaagtttatgattaaataattgaGCTGGGTGATATTTGACTAGCATGCTAGACTTAAGTAGTCCCAGAGAgactagaaaattaaatttattaaattaaaatggtgGCGGTTTCGGAACCGTCGTTATTggtgaatttcaaaaaaattatattttttaaaataaatattattaaattattatagtgGCAGTTCCAAAACTGTTACTTTATGCAAATTATTTAGTATCAATTTTAAACTGTTACAAGTGCAATGACATTAGCATGATGTGTGCCTTTCGTAACTGCAAGTTCAATTTAAGCAATAGAATCAAactgattcaattttaaaaattagaagacaTAACTAAagcatttaaaaatttgaaggaTTAAATCAAcctgaaaaataaattagtgacaaaaataataatttaacctaaatatTTTTCCTCAAGTTTGTATCCATGACAAAATGTATATGCAAAATGTAAGATGAATTAAATGGGTACATTTTGGTTTGAATACTTAGAACCAATATTAATTAAACGGATATAAATAAGCCCAAATTATAAATTCATCAGAAGAACCAAagcttaatattattattatttttattatctaggTCTCATTTTGTGCGACTTAGAAGCTTGAATGGATCCTTTGCAAAGCCTACGAAGAAGGGCAAGGAAAGGAGACAAGAGAGTATTTACTattggttaaattaatttgtatgtcactaaattatttgatatttgagattttttaattggatctttaatttatttttttcaattaggtTCCTgaacttttgtttctttttaattaggTTTCTATTGTTAAATCTGTTAATGATAaggatcaaattttttaaaaaatagaattttaggaACCAATAATTGTTTAGGGAACTAattaaaagttttcaaataGTTTAGTGAAaacttaaaagtaaatttttggaTAAAAGGGGCCTAAGCCAAATTACAACCGCACTTTACACAGAAACAAAATACCTACAAAATCAGTCCACAATAAATGATAAACTTCCTTTGGAGGCTGATCCAACCAGAGAAAACTCATTTGGGAGATTGTATCCTAATCTTGCAAGTCAATCCGCAACACAATTACCTTAtggaaaattataatatatattaactaaatgaatatgaagtttaaaatatttatattttaaaaaaatacaatatagtataatataatatacattttaagggatttatattttaatattaatatttcagaaataataaaatttttatgaataataatgtaatgtaatatattttgtattaatttacaatattaatattaataacattataaataatttataaaaaaatataagtaaaaatatcaaattattatttcaaaattattttaaaaattaataaagtgatttattattaattatttttctaataagtATTATAATTAGTAATACAGGAAAATCCATCATAATAGATACACTTTTGAATATACAATTGCTTTATTAGTTCATTCACTAACTTGagcattagatttttttatgtataaatattaattgttaatttattaatttttttacttttattaatagAGATATTAAATCTGTaacattttcattcttttcttttaattattcaattaatcttatatctcgtcctttaacattaaaattcttttacaaataCCTCGTATATATCTTCATCTAATCATGAACCAAGTCCATTCTCCTTATCTCCAAACATGAATTAAATCTCCAATTTTTCGTGCTCTCTAGAGTTAAAATTTCCAAACACAACTTTCCTCTGTTATGCTTATCTGtttgttaggatttttttttgttctgatcatcttttatgaaaatttaaaaagtataatgaatcatacatatatatttacaaGAGATGTAAATTTAGCTCATTAATTAGTCTAATGGTTAAAAAGATGTTactaatttaaattgtttttgtaaaaatattgcAAAGATTCTTATGATTCCTTGTTCCAAATCCAAGCCGACATTGTTTTGGCACATCAGGCACCATGCACCTGACTCTTCAGAGTACTAACTTTGCAGCAATCGTATAAAGACATCAACTTGTTGGAGTTGGAGATTCGAGCCATTAAGATACATTTTAAATGATATCTATCCACCTTGAAACTATTGATCATAGTACTGTGAACATTATATCACTAATgttaaaagcaaaataaaataatccatCAAATTCCCACTAAttccaaattttaaattttaaatgtgagAGGCTCAGTCAAAGTTAGATGGAATCGTTGATTATGAGGCTCTCTCTGTCCGTGTCCAATACATAGGTACAAAAGTAAACAACTTTAACCCGCGCCACATTGCGcatggaatatatatatatatatatatatatatatatatatatagagagagagagagagagagagagagagagagagagagagagagagagagagagaagcatGCATATCACAAAGCACAAGCAGAATGAATGGCCCTGTCTTAGAGCTGTAAAGAATATGAATTATTGGAAAGATGTTTAAATGGTGTCTAATTATTAGTAACAAAAGTCAAAAGAAGTCCAAGAAAAAATGTAGAGTGCAAATGCATCTAGTATCTCTTTATCAGGAATTATAACAGCTAGGTGGGTGTAAATATGCTGTTGGCTGAGGTGGTGCTACGTGTATCAATGCTCTAGTGTTGCTTTGGAACCAATTTATATTTACATGTTcacctttttttcattttagaaaaaaataaatatagattCACAATGTAAAATAAATCTAATCACATGTATGTTATTACGTATGAtgtgtttattaacttttacaaTAACTTATAAGTGATAGGtttaattatctatttaatttttataatttttaaatttattatttttagtccttataattaataagtgtattttttaatccttaaaatttatattttaatttttaaaagatcttTGTTGTTAAAATTCTTTGATTAATAGTcatcttttgaaaatttaaattttaggaaccaaaatatttatttattaactatagggactaaagaaaataagtttagaaattataaagattaaatgagtaattaaacctaagttatattaataattatttgtgaTTAACTCATAAtgtacaattattttattttagctgCAAAGTAATCAGTATataactatcattttttttttcaatttctcccTTTTCTTCACCAACATTCACCCCAATGTGGGTGAACATAATCACTACTCTAACTTTTTTACCAGtaaggtataattttttttcatttttttttcatatggggtatattttacacaaaatttttcaaaaattgtaaTAAGTGTTACAACTTTTAAGTTAAAAGTGTAACATCtgttatgatttattatttttatttttttaatggaagtcataaaattatttatgatttcaatataattttttttatttacaacctCAAAgttgttaagtttttttttttaattttatgacttcaaagtcttaagattttttttttaaccaatgacttcaaagtcgtaaattttgtttttatttatttatttttatttttatgactttgaagtcattttgttttttatttttttttatttttttatgtttaaagtttttaattttagaatattttatttaattttattttcttttttttcaattttttttaaattaaataattttatttatttaattatcaaaaaagtataatatattttaagtaaaaaacattaaaaaatatatgacatattaaaataaaaataataataagtcaaattaaaactatttatttagtaattaaataaataaaaatatttacaatttttttaaaaacttgaaaacaaaacaaaaagtaaaatacaagtaaataaaaaattttaaaattaaaaactttaaacgtaaaaaaatgactttaaagttgtaaaaagaaaaaaaaacttataacttTAAAActgtaagttaaaaaaaataacttatgatttaaagttgtaaaattaaaaaaaaaatatatatataatgacttTAAAatcgtaaataaaaaaattacattggaattataaataattttatgactttaattataaaaaaataacaaattaataaataataagttataaTACCTATTACAATTTATCccattttatgaaataatttaaaaagtatcCCTATatgaaaaaaagggaaaaatttaCCCCTTAATGATAAAAAAGCCCACTACTCTTTTATGACAGAGAGATCACATCTGCCAAATACGCAGGATGAGCTTGGTAGGTGTTGGGGGATGCATGCATAATTGAGACTAGAAAGTAGAAAGCAACCTCGTCCAATGAGTTTCAATTTCTTTGTCTGCCTCCCAAAAATCAAATGGTCCCACCATGATATAAGTGATCACATGAAGGAGAGAGAGACACAGAAACACAACAGGTAACTAAGCATAATTTGATTCTAAAAAAAGTACAGGGAGCtgtgtatgcatttttttttcagtgaATGTGTGATTAGAGTTGGCCCAATTCAAATACAACGGCTTAAAGGGTAACAACCATGAAGAGTCCTCCAGAGATCAAGCTCTTCAATTGTCTTTCAcatcaatttaatttcttaatatttaaacTGCACATTAATTtacactttttaaatttaatttctatttattcTTAGTATAAAATACTTAACATTATCAACtaatcaaaatcatgataaGTATGATTTTGAAGATAGTCACTGGAAAAGTTAGTAGACGAATTGTTTTTACCAAGTTTTTCACTTATTTAATCTACTAAATATTATcttctttttatgtttagtttctTTTCAAACGTCTGGAAAAGAACTCTAATGATAAAATTAGTACTTATTTGAGGTGTATATGCAGCTATGAAATATCGACATGGATACCGGACACGACACGGATATGAACACATGGACACCTGTAATGTCTACAATATAGAACATAGTAAGGTGTCGTGTCGGTGTTGGACACTGACACAGACGCGTGTCAGACACCAAACACGACAAGGGATTGGAGTATCCGTCTTTCATAGATATGTAGTGAATTCAATGTTAATTACCTTCCTCATGCCTCTATGCCTGCTATATGGGAAACTCTTTCAGGTTAAAACTTATATACTACTATACTATAttgcatatttttatattttttccgtttgaatttttcaaatcaTCTTTTGGTCCCACTATTTTAATGTTTGGTATCGTGGCATGCTCCCTCTTTTCTGGGGTTAAAGCTCATTCGCCATTTCATTGTCGGCATTCACCAAATCGATGAGCCTTGCTTTTCGTTAGTCTCTCTCCTTATTATAGATTTAGTATATGAAAGGTAAAGTGCTTTCTATTAGAGATATTCAATTCaattagccttttttttttttttacaaatgcaAAAAATTCTCCCATAATCATCTTATGTTGTTTTCACTTGTACATACTTTCATTATATTATTTGCTTGATTTCCATGAAAAATAAACATGGGAGGGGGAAGAGACCAAAGCAAGAAGGGAAGAAGGATATGACCCAGGTATGGGTAGTCCCCTCAAGCATATCATGTGaagcttttgtattttttttttatctgtaagaGGAATCAAAGACAGGTATAAAGAGATTTACAATAACTCATGTACATTATTCAATTAACTGAACTAAACCCCAagtttaaaatagaagaatagAGTGAATAATGTTAATGAAGTAATTTTCTagttatcaaatacaaacttCCACTTGAACCATCCAACTATCTCAATACCTGGGAGACCCAAATCAGACCACCTAAACATGTCTGATGTCCATTTTGTAATAACAAGAACTCTAAATTGAACCCAATTCGAAGTTCAAACCACGAGTaataaaaaggagaaaactTAGGTACAAAGCCTaagttattctaaaaaaaatgtattataaagtGTGTTGTTAgcattattctaaaaataaatatataacttgACTACTTATCTGAGATCAATGTGAGAAATTCAGTATTGAAAGAAACTGTAAACTAATTAATATCATCCAGACTATATCTCCAAGAAATAATGaaaccataaataaaaaataacatctcTAATGTATGTACAAAGAAATCCTAAGAAAACAGAATCAAGAATAAACTAACAAACAAGATAGCAACTAGTGAGGGCATCATCAAAGAAGAGGCTGAAGAATTAACTATCTGAACGATAAAATTGCAAGTGGGTGTTGAGATATTATCCGTTGTAAGCTTggccaaaccttgaaaattgcATGCCATGGGGTTCTGATTTTGCACTTGGAAGTACATATTGAACGCGTAAGAGGCATTCCCATTTGCATCCAAATTGTTGCACGAAGAACCATATCCAAGCGCGGTGCAATCTCCAAAGGTGCAAGCATAGTTAATGTTATCTGGAAGTTTGCTGAGATCCTTGGCATCAGGATTAAACATGCACCACCTAGGAGCAAGATATTTCACGTTCTGTGCACCTATGAGAAATTTGTTTTGGTTCTGACCAGAAAGGTCCATTGGAAACTTAGGTTGTCCATCGTATCTGAATATTCCCCAATGGCGTTCGAAGTTTCCTGGCGCAATGCTCTTGGCATCCTCGTCGATGAGTCCAAATAGATAAACTTCAATGTATCCAGGGCGGCGTGGGGTGCCTCTATTTGCTGCAAGCCTTGGCAGAAGGCCATTATAGAATCTCAAAGCATTGCCTGCGTTGGCATTCTTGTCCCCTTCAGTAGGCCATCCTACTTCTCCCACCAAAATAGGCAGGTCCCCAAACCCAACTGATTTGAGAGCAGCAACCAAGGTATCAAAATTTGCATCAAAGACATTGGTGTATGGAGTACCGTTATCGTTTACCGGATTGTCCACACCGTCGAAGaaggcatagttgaaaggaaaatcGTCGTTACCATAAAGGCTCAAGAAGGGGTAAATGTTCACGGTAAATGGGGCACCATTCTTGCTGAGAAATTGCACTATCTGTGTCATGAGACCACTGATATCAGGCCTAAATATTCCTGCAGAAGGAACAGGATTACTCTCTGGAGACTGATACACATCAGCATTTAAGGGCACTGTAGCCTTTATTTTGTCTCCAAGACCTGCTTCATTAAGGGCATTTTGAATGTTCTGCAGTGCAGGGAGGGTGATATTCAAGAATGAATTGTTGTAGGATTTTAAAAATGGCTCGTTCCCGACCGCTACATACCTACAAGAGAATATAGATAAGTATGCATAAATCTACATTTAAATTGGTCAAAAGAGGGAAATCAACAAAGAGAGTTTGGCagggaaagaaaatataaatttcattgtaaataaatatttccaaaatcaaaattgacaaAAGGGTTTTCACACCAGGAGGACAGTATTAATGCTTTAGTGCTTCCTGCTAAAGGTGTCAGTGATATATATTTGTGAAGAATTGCTTGGAACACCATTATTTGAGAGCTTGACCAATCCAATGACTAAAACAGACTCTACCAATGTTGCTACTTATGCTATAGCCAAGATCCTAAGCCTAACATAGCTCCAAATTATTCCCAACAAAAATACTTAACAAGTTTGCTtaacaaggacaaaaaatagCATCACAAGAGAAGTTGATACAAATAATTTCGGATTTCCATCCAATAAAGTATAACAAGTGGCATTTAATAATAATAGGCAGGCAGTTTGCATCTAAATGTTCAACAAGTCTCATGAAACTacgaaaatatcatttttaaccCCTAAACTTCTAGCAgccttaaaattattaaaatttctcattAACCAATGCAAAAGGAAAAACTGGAGAACTGCAAGCCGCA from Glycine soja cultivar W05 chromosome 16, ASM419377v2, whole genome shotgun sequence harbors:
- the LOC114390735 gene encoding glucan endo-1,3-beta-glucosidase 8-like, producing the protein MEKNWVLRWIFVVGLMCLSVEGIGVNWGTQATHKLPPDTVVQMLKDNGIKKVKLFDSDDSTMSALAGTGIEVMVAIPNNQLAEMNDYGRAKQWVKKNVTRYNFNGGVNVKYVAVGNEPFLKSYNNSFLNITLPALQNIQNALNEAGLGDKIKATVPLNADVYQSPESNPVPSAGIFRPDISGLMTQIVQFLSKNGAPFTVNIYPFLSLYGNDDFPFNYAFFDGVDNPVNDNGTPYTNVFDANFDTLVAALKSVGFGDLPILVGEVGWPTEGDKNANAGNALRFYNGLLPRLAANRGTPRRPGYIEVYLFGLIDEDAKSIAPGNFERHWGIFRYDGQPKFPMDLSGQNQNKFLIGAQNVKYLAPRWCMFNPDAKDLSKLPDNINYACTFGDCTALGYGSSCNNLDANGNASYAFNMYFQVQNQNPMACNFQGLAKLTTDNISTPTCNFIVQIVNSSASSLMMPSLVAILFVSLFLILFS